In Solanum pennellii chromosome 3, SPENNV200, a single window of DNA contains:
- the LOC107015078 gene encoding nascent polypeptide-associated complex subunit alpha-like protein 2, giving the protein MPGPVIEELEAEKKIQEDEPIVEDVKEEDDHDDDADDSDDDEDDDKEDGAQGGNSKQSRSEKKSRKAMLKLGMKPVTGVSRVTIKRTKNVLFFISKPDVFKSPNSETYVIFGEAKIEDLSSQLQTQAAQQFRMPDMGSVMAKPDVSGSNAAAEADEEEEVDETGVEPRDIDLVLTQAGVSRTKAVKALKAHNGDIVSAIMELTT; this is encoded by the exons ATGCCAGGTCCCGTCATTGAAGAACTCGAAGCCGAGAAGAAGATTCAGGAGGATGAGCCCATCGTGGAGGACGTCAAAGAGGAAGACGACCACGATGATGACGCCGACGATTCTGACGACGACGAAGATGATGACAAGGAGGATGGTGCCCAAG GTGGCAATTCTAAGCAAAGCAGAAGTGAGAAGAAGAGTCGAAAAGCCATGTTGAAGCTTGGCATGAAACCTGTTACAGGGGTTAGCAGGGTCACTATTAAGAGGACCAAAAAT GTTTTATTCTTCATCTCAAAGCCAGATGTCTTCAAAAGCCCAAATTCTGAGACTTATGTCATATTTGGAGAGGCTAAGATTGAGGATTTGAGCTCTCAGTTGCAGACACAAGCAGCTCAGCAGTTTAGGATGCCAGACATGGGATCTGTTATGGCTAAGCCAGATGTGTCTGGCTCTAATGCTGCTGCGGAGGCAGATGAGGAAGAAGAGGTCGATGAGACTGGTGTTGAACCTCGGGACATTGATTTGGTCTTGACACAAGCAGGAGTGTCTAGGACCAAGGCAGTCAAGGCTCTGAAGGCCCACAATGGAGACATAGTCAGTGCCATCATGGAGCTGAccacttaa
- the LOC107013813 gene encoding uncharacterized protein LOC107013813: MVKKLERLDCVTPLVVDLSDSSTDEGTPLRPVFCLKKREQLKEFEEKEECFILDFDPYESVDISKLSVSNSLDASDLSVLAEKGEVACRDFPHPRHDCAKYPFWKTPHQDYCDMCYCYVCDVAAPCKSWTGNSAHCHAMNNEAWKALRNAPKK; this comes from the exons ATGGTTAAGAAGCTTGAAAGGTTGGATTGTGTTACTCCATTGGTAGTAGATTTATCTGATTCATCCACCGATGAAGGAACTCCATTGAGACCGGTATTCTGCCTCAAAAAGAGAGAGCAATTGAAAGAATTTGAAGAGAAAGAGGAGTGCTTTATCCTCGATTTTGATCCTTATGAATCTGTAGATATCTCAAAATTATCTGTTTCCAACAGTCTTGATGCTTCTGATCTTTCTGTTCTCGCCGAAAAAGGAGAG GTGGCATGTCGGGACTTTCCACATCCAAGGCATGACTGCGCGAAATATCCTTTTTGGAAGACACCTCACCAGGATTACTGTGACATG TGTTATTGCTATGTCTGTGATGTGGCTGCTCCTTGCAAATCCTGGACTGGGAATTCAGCCCATTGCCATGCCATGAATAATGAGGCTTGGAAAGCTCTGAGGAATGCCCCTAAAAAGTAA